TAGGGGTATGATACCGCAATTAAGCAGGTGCATATTACCTCAATTTATCAATTCTCTTTCAAATCTTCCGGCGTATTATCAGCCACTACGGCATCTCGTTCACCCATAGGCTTGTCTTCACCCACGGTACTGTCTGCGGTAGTTTGAAGCTCAATTGACGAGTTTACTTCAGCGCCAATAAGTATGATGTAGGCGCTTAAGTACAGCCACATGAGTAGAATGATAATGCCACCTACCGAGCCGTAGGTTTTGTTGTAGCTAGCGAATTCATTCAAATAAATAGAAAAGCCATAAGATGCGGCAATCCATAATAAAGTGGCGAACAACGACCCCGGTGTAACCCATCGCCACTGTGCTGAACGTCTATGAGGTGCGTAACGGTATAGTGCAGAAAGTCCAATATTAAAGAGCAACAGCAATACAGGCCAGGTTATCCATGAAGCTTGCTTGAAGCTTATTAAGCCGCCAGAAATCCAACTTATTAATTCCGGAAGAACCGTAATGCAAACTAGCGCAACAATGACGGTGATTATCATGCAAATGGTGCCAGTTATGCGGGCAATTAAGCCTTTAAAAAAGCCTCTGCCATTGTCTTCGATATAGGTAATATTGCATGCGGTAATAAGTGCGTTGGCCCCTTTACTGCTACTCCATAATGATAAGAAAAGCGTTAGGAAGAAGCCCCATCCCAAGGCTGAGCTGGATTTTTGAGTAAGGTTTTTAAGTTGTTCTTCAATAATATAGCTGCTGTCGCTAGGCACTACGTTAACCAGCAAGGCCATATGATTTTGTAACTCTTCGGGTGACACCATTAAGCCATATAAGGAAATGGTGGCACCAAGAAGCGGGAATATCGCTAGTAAGCAGTAAAACGCAACGCCCGCGGCGATAAGAGGAATATTATGGCTTTGGATGTTGGTAAATGTACGTTTAACAATACTCCACCAGTTTTTTAGCGTTAACCCCAAAGCAGACTCTGCCTGAGTAGATTGCGTTGTGCTCATGTAATTCCGTTCACGTTACTTGTCTATGGGTTTATACAGCGCAGAGAACAAGTAAGATTACAAAAAAATACCTGCTAGTTCATTTGTTGTTACAGTTAACACGCGCGATAACCTGTTTAACGCTATTAACGTAGCGTGATAAAGGGGGCTGTTTTACTCTTATTGCATTTCGCAACTTCAGCAGGCGTGCCTTTAGCCACTATGTTTCCTCCAGCATCACCCGCACCTGGGCCAATATCTATAATGTAATCACTAGATGACGCAACTTGCATATTGTGCTCTACCATTACCACGCTGCTGCCTTCATCTACCAATGTATTTAAGTGTTTCATTAATAACGAAATATCCGCAGGATGAAGCCCGGTAGTAGGTTCGTCTAGTACGTAAAGGGTGTGTTTTTTGTCGGCTCGTTTTAGCTCGGTAGCCAGCTTTATTCGCTGTGCTTCTCCCCCTGAAAGTTCGGTGGCGGGTTGGCCTAATCGTAAGTAGCCCAAGCCCACTTTCACCAGCGCATCAAGCGCACGAAAAACTGG
The nucleotide sequence above comes from Alteromonas naphthalenivorans. Encoded proteins:
- a CDS encoding YihY/virulence factor BrkB family protein, with the translated sequence MSTTQSTQAESALGLTLKNWWSIVKRTFTNIQSHNIPLIAAGVAFYCLLAIFPLLGATISLYGLMVSPEELQNHMALLVNVVPSDSSYIIEEQLKNLTQKSSSALGWGFFLTLFLSLWSSSKGANALITACNITYIEDNGRGFFKGLIARITGTICMIITVIVALVCITVLPELISWISGGLISFKQASWITWPVLLLLFNIGLSALYRYAPHRRSAQWRWVTPGSLFATLLWIAASYGFSIYLNEFASYNKTYGSVGGIIILLMWLYLSAYIILIGAEVNSSIELQTTADSTVGEDKPMGERDAVVADNTPEDLKEN